Within the Scyliorhinus canicula chromosome 6, sScyCan1.1, whole genome shotgun sequence genome, the region ATTGAAATTTCTGactgtaaaaataaataaatggagtTACTATGGCTTGACGAGCAATCTTTGGTGTTGTGTCTGCTAAAGAAAGAGAAATTGAACTCTATACCTATTGATTATGTGAAAAACAATCATCAATTTCCAAAGGAGACAAGATCAGTCTGATCAAAAATAGGAACTGAAACTAATTCTAATGTTCCAAAGTGAATTCTAGATTACTTTGGCTTCGTTTTTAAATAATCCTTCAATCAGTGTCCAGGGACATATCAATGCCTTCTCTAACTCATCCCTGAATTTCCTCTGGGTGGCTGCATAAATAAACGTGTTTATGCAGGAATTCAAAAGTTTCATCATGACTCCAGTTTCAGTGGCGATATACGCAGGAGCTGTGCGGTCACCTCGATAGTAAGTTGTGTTTGTCAGTCTTGTCGTTAAAAAGCTCACATTGTCTGTCAGCCACAACAGTATAAAACTGCCCGAGATAGTGAagagtaaaatgatggatttccttcggTTCTCCATCTCTGAATCACTTTGATTCTCACTGCTGTGACCCCGGAGTCTCCTACGAGCTCTGCTGGCCACTAAAACACGTCTGACTGTCAAAGAATTAAACAGGACAATTAAAGTAAACGGGAGCCAGACACGCCAGATGCAGTGAAACAATGAATACCCAACACCGAAAGGTGAGGTAAAAACAGCCAGATTTGCCTGGCAGCCCCACCACAATTTGTTAATGATCTGTACAGGTTCATAGGCAAAAATAACAGGGATGTTCTTTATAAAGGACAGGATCGAGAACATTGTTATAACCAGTGTCGCAGTCCTCtcggtgcagtattttgttttaaaccTCAGGTAGCAGATAATTATAAAACGGTCAAATGTGAAGGAAACAATGAACCAAACAGACAAGTCGAGGCTGACAATAGTCAGGTATAGAATGAACTTACACACGGGAGTGTGAGATAGGAATGAATGTGGAAAATGATGACTGAAAATATAATACACCATTACATTGATGATCATAACTAGTAGATCTcctgttgccatggccaccatgtAGATGGAGATACATTTGGAAAGGCCGCAGTTTCCTCGGAGGAGTGTCACAATCGTCATTAAGTTTGCTGAAAGTGAGAAAAGAGAATTTGAGTTTCAATATCTAAATGACTCAAAATGTTCAccaaaaatacattccattaaAAAACAAATTCATCATGAAATCTGACTTATTCACAAATACTGTGGATCGTCGTTGATTAAAAgaagattagggcagcacggtagcatagtggttagcacggttgcttcacagctccagggtaacaggttcgattcccggcttgggtcactgtctgtgcagagcctgcacattctcaccgtgtgagcgtggatttcctccgagtgctctggtttcctcccgcagtccaaagctatgcaggttaggtggattggcgttcCTCAATTACcccaagtgtccaaaaagtttgggtgggattattaggttatgggggtaTGGTGGAcacatgggcttgggtagggtgcctttACAAGGGTCGGGGCAGacccgaagggccaaatggcctccttctgcacagtgaaTTCTATGATAGAAAAGATGAATAAAACGCTCCAATGGACAGGAGCAAACCTGAGGATTGAGTACCAGCAAAATGTTGATAGAAAGGGTAAAAACATAGATGCGTGAGTAAATTAGCCAGTCAGCTAAAAACAGATTAGAAGAGATGTGACAAGGACATTAAAAAGAAGATCGCAgtgaaagtaaacattggtctctTGGAAGAATAAGCAGGAGAAATTCTTAGAGAATGGGAAAGACATTGAACTTGTATCTGTGTTCACAGTAGATGACAAAAGCTTCATACCAGAAATAGATGGTAATGTAAGGGTCGAAGTAATTATTTTCATAAGGAATTGGAGTCCATGCCTGTTATATTACTTGTTTTAAGTTATAGATGTCGTTGCTACTTGCAgatgatgttgaagaacactcgagtcttcgaagtaaactgaaagaatttattaagtaacaaTAAAACTAAGAACTAAGTTCACACTCTACTGAACTAACTCTCGCAATAAAGTAAGGGTAAAtcactgtacaaactgtatctaagcTACACGTGGTGTCTTGGCTTTGATCTTACTCTACTACACTGCTGCTATCTGATTACTCCTGCGTGGATAGAGAGCGAGAGCTTCTGGGTGCTCAGTTATATAGTGAGTCctgtaatgccctctagtgggaGTGCCACAGCTGGGTGTTATGATTAACCCATTAGTTACATATCTGTCTACAAATCATTACAACACCAACTAAAATAAAGAACTTGAGCAGGCTTTTCCGTTGgatgacgctgaaatcgcggcgTGCGATTGGGCAAAGAGtaggttccaatgccaaaattaCAGCAGGTACCAATTTAAGGCCGAATCACAATCGtccatcacctcaacagtggcgtcaatgcgctcCAGAACGCACAGACATTAAACACCATTTGGCTGTCATTAGGGGCGCGACTGGTATTCTCCAGGTCTCATCGTTTCTCCGCCTGTGATGGGAtgagtttccgacggcgtggtttACCTGTacttttcaaaatcatgaaaccggcattgtggctgatgagggagagagaggaggtaggacacagagaggcgtgactgcaggctgccaggctggctgggggtcggggaggggggctgcCAGGGCCGGTGTACAGGTGGATGATGGTGGAACGGCCAAATGGCTGGGATGATCCCCAAGGGAATGGGGCGGTGTCCAATCACGGACAGCCAttactgcggcctgcaaggcagccatcttgctgaagatcccactgaccacccaccttggccgctggttctgcagagtaacaCCAGCCACATgtgtgcccccacccctcccccatccctgcacGCAACCCTCCGAAATACCAACCCAACGCAGTTGCCACCCGccggcagcccacccagcccactGTATCCCCTATTGAGCCGTCGGGCGAAGGCCACCACTGGCAAGGACAgtgccagctgatggtacccTTAGCATCAGGGACTGACGCCAGGAGAGCACCACGCAGCAACGGAGTATGCTGCACAggagcaggaggcagccgcccaacaggccgaggaggaggatgtgccaaggaggcgccgcacgaggccttgtgtgtaccggcagcgcctgtcattcgaggatctgccTGACCAGGCATGCTGTCGAAaaaccggctgagcagggagaagaTGTGATATATCTACCcaatcatggcgcacctggcaccgcgggggtatgggggagcacacccgctcccggtggctgtcaaggtgatggttaccctgaacctttatgcgatGGGGTCCTaccaggcgccaagtggggacctgtcaggcATCTCACAgaacttggtgcacaggtgcatctgtgacatcacggatgccctatatgcccaggcggctcaatacatccacttcaatgtggaccaaccCCATCAGGGTGCCTGAGCAGCAGGGTTTGCCACCATTGACGGGATTCCCCGGGTTCAggaggtgatcgatgggatgcatgtccctgATAGAAATCTAGCTTTTAATATGTAATAAGTTGAAAAGGAAGAAATGGTTCAGAATCAAAATGGTTCATTAAAGTGCTTCAGAATTAAAATGAATAGCATGAGAATGATCAGATTAAAACTCCAGACAGGAGCAAGGACACATTCGTTAGTCCGTAAATCTGGGCTGTGTTCTGAGTGCAGTTTTCATGACAACGGATAAAGTTTGGTGGGAACGGAATATCACAGTTACACCATATCAAACTTTGATGAACAGCCATTTCTATCAAAATAAATGAACTAAAATTATTATGACCCCCATCACAGACAGAATGGGACACAACATCAACGATAGCAATTACCTTAAAAATAGGAGCCGATTTTGAACATTTCATTCCAGAATCATCTTACTTCATTTCTTTAACTATTTCCTGCGCTTTGCTCTgaaagccgccattttgtctattTTCAGCTTTTCTGTATTATGTATTTTAATTTGAAGAAATCATCAAGAAGTGTAATCTGAATTGAATTCAACTCAGTTATCTGTATTGTCTTGGACaaaacaaactttttaaaaattctgtattTGCAAACAAACTGAGCTGATGAAACTGACTGAATAAAGCTACAATTTACTTCACGCTTGAAGCTCAGTTCTAAGTTCTGTCGAGTGATATATAGTGTGGCGACACATAAGATATATTAACCAAGTACAGATATATCAGTCCCCCCCCCTCTGAGCACCTACAGTTGACAGTCTGCTCTCCACAAACtaaaagggattccactcgatgaacgtgcagctgataagTGACTATCAGATGGGCATCATACACGTTTCCACCCAAAACCCAGGCAGTATGCACAACGCCAAatgggagacccgctacaacgatgccagTCCTCGCAAAACATTGAGCCCAGGTAGGCAAGGGAGGCTGCACAAtttgtgtgccagggccaacgtgcacgggatgctctgatcgcctccaggttaaCCAACTAGTggggcgggactggccaggggcatggatacCGCATCCCACCCTCTgacgcctcccccactcccccaccggcCACCCCTTCTACAATACGTAACTGCCACtacggggtgtgggccctggattggcagtaacacCACGGGTCTGGTCCACGGGCTGGAGAATGATGCCAACACCCTTTGCGATGAGCTCTGGAGCTCCATTTTGTTTGACAGagcctgactcctgcccatggtagtacTTTCCACCTGGgtaatccctgcatgcgagctgccattccatcacacagtgccATCCAATCCCTGGGATGAcggtggtggggatggtcagagggtgagggggaggtggagcaAGGGGAGCCCAGACCACCCACAACTTCCACTCATAGCCCCATCAACATCCGCCCATTTTACCCAGTCTCTggccaacccagcccagcccatccctcacacccatctgcaccgaggcaggttggaacAGTGACAGTTATTTAATTTGACAAAGtacatacagatttgtgcccgagcccctataactaaactgtgccgtgTCCCcagccaacttaactagtgtctaacgttctgcccttatgggccctaacactactttgtggatccccaggtggtagagcaggagtggaggcgaccTGCTGTGACTCcatcctgtgacctgggtccccattgacGGCTGTCTTCCGGAGCGTCGGGGCCTGGATGGGcttggctgctgctcgggtgtcccaggaggCATGGTGCTGTCCTGTTTGCCCGCTGTCCACTAGATGCTGCAGGCGCAGGagtggggggagtccgaggtgctgctgtGATCCAAGTCCTCCCCTACGTGAGACaccagcacaggccccatcaccacctcctcccgcagGGTGCACaatggtttgtgtcacatcagccagtgactgagccatctccttctgggactgggccatctccttctgtgtctgcgccacattggccagcccctgggcaatgccactgatgttcccagccatggcctgttgtgactgggccactctCTGCAGTGCCACTGTGATTTCCAGGTGTCTctcgtacatggctgcctgtgaggcagaaaccctgtcctgggccttggccactgcctgcacagaatgccccaggctgaTCCAGAGCTAAGAccatcgcccccaatgcctccacagcGGATGCCACTTGTGCGGTGtttgcctgggtggcacgcatggtcagcaccacctctgccttctgcatgcagttggactcctccttGATGTTACGAGCACATCAAGTGGAAAAAGAACT harbors:
- the LOC119967660 gene encoding allatostatin-A receptor-like, which translates into the protein MKIITSTLTLPSISANLMTIVTLLRGNCGLSKCISIYMVAMATGDLLVMIINVMVYYIFSHHFPHSFLSHTPVCKFILYLTIVSLDLSVWFIVSFTFDRFIIICYLRFKTKYCTERTATLVITMFSILSFIKNIPVIFAYEPVQIINKLWWGCQANLAVFTSPFGVGYSLFHCIWRVWLPFTLIVLFNSLTVRRVLVASRARRRLRGHSSENQSDSEMENRRKSIILLFTISGSFILLWLTDNVSFLTTRLTNTTYYRGDRTAPAYIATETGVMMKLLNSCINTFIYAATQRKFRDELEKALICPWTLIEGLFKNEAKVI